The genomic stretch ATGATGCAGCAGTGCTAAGAAAGTTTATGTCCTTATTCGGGGAAGCATTATTAGGGTCAGTGTCAGACTAAATGTTTAATTTTACTCTGACCCTATTTAATTTTATTTAATTTGAAATGTTTAATTTTGCTCTGACCCTATTTAATTAATTTAATTATTGCTATTTAATTGACCCTATTTAATTATCATTTTGCTCTGACCCTATTTAATTCTCTGACCCTATTTAATTCTCTATTTAATTCTATTTAATTTTTTGACCCTATTTAATTACCCTATTTAATTACCCTATTTAATTTGCTATTTAATTTGTTGTAATGACATGATGGAGATCTTGAACATTTTTTGCATAAGCATATCAGTTCAGTCAACGATTCAAAACGATTATAAGCCGCTGCGCTTCCTGTTCCAGTTTTTCCGTAAGCTGATTTACGGCTTCTGTATCGCCCTGTTTTCCGGCTGTTTCGATTTCAAAAGCCGTATCTTTCAGTCTGCCTGCGGAAATATTGGCTGCCATGCCTTTGATGCTGTGAGCATGCAGCCTGATTGCTTCGTCATTATTTTCCCTAACCGCGGTTTTCAATCTTTCGATCTCCTGCAAAACCTGTTCGGGGAACAAATCCAATAATATCTTTACCATCGTTTTATTTCCGCTCACGCGTTTCATAAAATCCGCCCGGTCAAACACTTCCCGATTCTCATGATCATTACACAGGCAGGATTCGCTATCCAG from Desulfobulbaceae bacterium encodes the following:
- a CDS encoding response regulator codes for the protein EDNEFNQQVALAVLKRFGQTADIANNGKEAVEILKSTRYDLILMDIEMPEMGGLEATKIIRNSKSENRNVPIFAMTAHALKGSRERFIEAGMNDYLTKPIDPDMLYTAIRCRFESSESVETNLDSESCLCNDHENREVFDRADFMKRVSGNKTMVKILLDLFPEQVLQEIERLKTAVRENNDEAIRLHAHSIKGMAANISAGRLKDTAFEIETAGKQGDTEAVNQLTEKLEQEAQRLIIVLNR